Within Micromonospora parathelypteridis, the genomic segment CGCCGGCCGCCGGGCCGTCGTGCGTGCCGACCGGGACGGTGTACGCCCACCGCGAGTGGGTAGCCGGCCGGCATGACCGTCACCGGGGTTCAGTTGCAGGAGTACCTGGCCGGGCTCGACTACCCGGTCTCCCGGGAGGACCTGATCCGCTGGGGGCAGGAGAACGGGGCAAGCACGGCGATGTTGCAGATGTTGCAGGCGTTGCCGGCGGAGCAGTTCGACTCGCCGGACGAGCTGAACGCCGCCCTGACCACCATCACCTAACCCCCAACCCCGGCCCTCCCGGCCCCGTGATCACCCGACCTCGGTGATCATGAAGTTATTGCCAACCGCCGCGGCGTGTCGTGACGTTAACTTCATGATCACCGGGGGCCAAGGTGGGTGGGGTTAGGGAACGGTGACGGGAACGGTGACGGTGCGGGATTCGGTGCGGGCGGTTTCGGCGGCGGCGAGGATGCCGACGACCTCGCGGCCGAAGCGGACGTCGCAGCGGTGGTCCCGGGTGCCGGCCCGCACC encodes:
- a CDS encoding DUF2795 domain-containing protein; the encoded protein is MTVTGVQLQEYLAGLDYPVSREDLIRWGQENGASTAMLQMLQALPAEQFDSPDELNAALTTIT